A portion of the Mycobacterium paraseoulense genome contains these proteins:
- a CDS encoding alpha/beta hydrolase, producing the protein MGLSRRGKVARTLLVWTTVAAVALLVAGCVRVVGGRAVLAGPRLGQAVEWTPCRSSNPKAKIPAGALCGKLAVPVDYDHLDGDVATLAMIRFPATGDKIGSLVINPGGPGESGIEAALGVVQSLPKRVRERFDLVGFDPRGVGSSRPSVWCNSDADNDRLRTEPNVDYSPAGVAHIEDETKEFVGRCVDKMGKNFLANVGTVNVARDLDAIRAALGDDKLTYLGYSYGTRIGSAYAEAYPDKVRAMILDGAVDPNADPIEADLRQAKGFQDAFNDYATDCAKQSSCPLGTDPAKAVDVYHSLVDPLVDPNNPMVGRPAPTNDPRGLSYSDAIVGTIMALYSPTLWHHLTDGLSELVNHRGDTLLALADMYMRRDAHGHYTNATDARVAINCVDQPPITDRAKVIDEDRRSREIAPFMSYGKFTGDAPLGTCAFWPVPPTSKPHTISAPGLAPTVVVSTTHDPATPYKAGVDLANQLRSSLLTYDGTQHTVVFQGDSCIDNYVTAYLVGGATPPSGAKC; encoded by the coding sequence ATGGGTCTGTCTCGCCGCGGCAAGGTCGCGCGCACGCTGCTGGTTTGGACAACGGTCGCTGCCGTGGCGCTCCTCGTCGCGGGTTGCGTTCGCGTTGTCGGTGGGCGCGCCGTCCTGGCGGGGCCCAGGCTCGGGCAGGCTGTGGAGTGGACGCCGTGCCGAAGCTCGAACCCGAAGGCCAAGATCCCCGCGGGCGCGCTGTGCGGCAAGCTGGCGGTCCCGGTCGACTACGACCACCTCGACGGAGACGTCGCGACGCTGGCGATGATTCGTTTCCCCGCCACCGGGGACAAGATCGGCTCGTTGGTGATCAATCCCGGCGGTCCCGGTGAATCCGGTATCGAGGCCGCCCTGGGGGTCGTCCAGTCGTTGCCGAAGCGGGTCCGCGAACGGTTTGATCTGGTGGGCTTCGACCCGCGGGGGGTGGGGTCGTCGCGGCCGTCGGTCTGGTGCAACTCCGACGCCGACAACGACCGGCTGCGCACCGAGCCGAACGTCGACTACAGCCCGGCGGGCGTCGCCCACATCGAGGACGAGACCAAGGAGTTCGTCGGCCGTTGCGTCGACAAGATGGGCAAGAACTTCTTGGCCAACGTCGGCACGGTCAACGTCGCCAGGGACCTGGACGCGATCCGCGCGGCGCTGGGCGACGACAAGCTGACCTACCTCGGTTACTCCTATGGCACCCGGATCGGCTCGGCCTACGCCGAGGCCTACCCGGACAAGGTGCGGGCGATGATCCTCGACGGTGCCGTCGACCCCAACGCCGATCCCATCGAGGCGGACCTGCGCCAGGCCAAGGGTTTTCAAGATGCCTTCAACGACTACGCCACCGATTGCGCCAAGCAGTCGAGCTGCCCGTTGGGCACCGACCCGGCCAAGGCCGTCGACGTCTATCACAGCCTGGTCGACCCGCTGGTCGACCCGAACAACCCGATGGTCGGCCGGCCGGCCCCCACGAATGACCCGCGGGGACTGAGCTACAGCGACGCCATCGTCGGCACGATCATGGCGCTGTACTCGCCGACGTTGTGGCACCACCTCACCGACGGGCTGAGCGAACTGGTCAACCACCGCGGCGACACCCTGCTGGCTTTGGCCGACATGTACATGCGCCGCGACGCGCACGGTCACTACACCAATGCCACCGACGCGCGGGTCGCCATCAACTGTGTCGATCAGCCGCCGATCACCGACCGTGCCAAGGTGATTGACGAAGACCGCCGCTCGCGGGAGATCGCGCCGTTCATGAGCTACGGCAAGTTCACCGGCGACGCCCCCCTGGGCACCTGCGCGTTCTGGCCCGTTCCGCCGACGAGCAAGCCACACACCATCTCCGCGCCCGGCCTGGCCCCGACCGTGGTGGTGTCGACCACCCATGATCCCGCCACCCCCTACAAGGCCGGGGTGGATCTGGCGAACCAGCTGCGCAGTTCGCTGCTCACCTACGACGGGACCCAGCACACGGTGGTGTTCCAGGGCGACAGTTGCATCGACAACTACGTCACCGCCTATCTGGTGGGCGGGGCGACGCCGCCCAGCGGCGCAAAGTGCTAG
- a CDS encoding glutamine synthetase family protein, whose protein sequence is MDRQKEFVLRTLEERDIRFVRLWFTDVLGFLKSVAIAPAELEGAFEEGIGFDGSSIEGFSRVSESDTVANPDPSTFQVLPWASGGHHHSARMFCDITMPDGSPSWADPRHVLRRQLQKANDLGFSCYVHPEIEFFLLKPGPDDGSVPVPVDNAGYFDQAVHDSASNFRRHAIESLEFMGISVEFSHHEGAPGQQEIDLRFADALSMADNVMTFRYVIKEVAIENGARASFMPKPFGQHPGSAMHTHMSLFEGDVNAFHSPDDPLQLSDVGKSFIAGILEHASEISAVTNQWVNSYKRLVVGGEAPTAASWGAANRSALVRVPMYTPHKTSSRRIEVRSPDSACNPYLTFAVLLAAGLRGVEKGYVLGPQAEDNVWDLTPEERIAMGYRELPTSLDSALRAMESSELVAETLGEHVFDFFLRNKRTEWANYRSHVTQYELSTYLSL, encoded by the coding sequence ATGGATCGCCAGAAGGAATTCGTCCTCCGCACGCTGGAGGAACGGGATATCCGCTTCGTTCGGCTGTGGTTCACCGATGTGCTCGGTTTTCTCAAGTCAGTCGCCATCGCCCCGGCCGAACTCGAAGGTGCCTTCGAAGAGGGCATCGGCTTCGACGGATCCTCGATCGAGGGCTTCTCGCGGGTCTCGGAATCCGACACGGTGGCCAACCCCGACCCGTCGACCTTCCAGGTGCTGCCGTGGGCTTCCGGCGGGCACCACCACTCGGCGCGGATGTTCTGCGACATCACCATGCCGGATGGCTCGCCGTCGTGGGCGGACCCGCGCCACGTGCTGCGCCGCCAGCTGCAGAAGGCCAACGACCTCGGCTTCTCCTGCTACGTCCACCCCGAAATCGAATTCTTCTTGCTGAAACCCGGCCCGGACGACGGGTCGGTGCCCGTCCCGGTCGACAACGCCGGCTACTTCGACCAGGCCGTCCACGACTCCGCCTCGAACTTCCGCCGCCACGCGATCGAGTCACTGGAATTCATGGGCATCTCGGTGGAGTTCAGTCACCACGAGGGAGCGCCCGGACAGCAGGAGATCGACCTGCGCTTCGCCGACGCGCTCTCGATGGCCGACAACGTGATGACGTTCCGCTACGTCATCAAGGAGGTCGCGATCGAGAACGGCGCCCGCGCGTCCTTCATGCCCAAGCCGTTCGGGCAACACCCCGGCTCGGCGATGCACACCCACATGAGCCTGTTCGAGGGTGACGTCAACGCCTTCCACAGCCCCGACGACCCGCTGCAGCTGTCCGACGTGGGCAAGTCGTTCATCGCCGGCATCCTCGAGCACGCCTCGGAGATCAGCGCGGTCACCAATCAATGGGTCAACTCGTATAAGCGGCTGGTGGTCGGCGGCGAGGCGCCCACCGCGGCGTCGTGGGGTGCGGCCAACCGATCCGCACTGGTGCGGGTGCCCATGTACACCCCACACAAGACGTCGTCGCGGCGCATCGAGGTCCGCAGCCCCGACTCGGCGTGCAACCCCTACCTGACATTCGCCGTGCTGCTGGCCGCCGGGCTGCGCGGGGTCGAAAAGGGCTACGTGCTGGGGCCTCAGGCCGAGGACAACGTGTGGGACCTGACCCCCGAGGAGCGGATCGCGATGGGCTATCGCGAGCTGCCGACCAGCCTGGACAGCGCGCTGCGCGCCATGGAGTCCTCCGAGCTCGTCGCGGAAACCTTGGGAGAGCACGTTTTTGACTTCTTCCTGCGCAACAAGCGCACGGAATGGGCCAACTATCGCAGCCATGTCACGCAGTACGAGCTGAGTACCTACCTATCGTTGTAG
- a CDS encoding bifunctional [glutamine synthetase] adenylyltransferase/[glutamine synthetase]-adenylyl-L-tyrosine phosphorylase, giving the protein MIVTKPATQRPRLPSLGRLGLVDPPAGDRLAQLGWYDHDDQAHVDLLWSLSRAPDPDAALRALIRLAENPDTDWDELNAALLTERPLRGRLFAVLGSSLALGDHLAVHPQSWKLLRGTARLPTHEELGAAFIACVEEASADPGAVVPRLQILYRDQLLVLAALDLAATVEDEPVLPFTAVGEQLSDLADAALAAALRVAELSVCGDRTPPRLAVIAMGKCGARELNYVSDVDVIFVGERADPLTTRLAGEMMRVASSAFFQVDAGLRPEGRSGELVRTVESHIAYYQRWAKTWEFQALLKARAAVGDTELAERYLNALMPMVWVACEREDFVVEVQAMRRRVEQLVPADVRGREIKLGSGGLRDVEFAVQLLQLVHGRGDESLHVASTVDALDALGQGGYIGREDAANLTASYEFLRLLEHRLQLQRLKRTHLLPEVEDEEAVRWLARAAHIRPDGRHDAAGVLREELRHQNLRVSQLHAKLFYQPLLESIGPAGLEIRHGMTSEAAERQLAALGYEGPQTALKHMSALVNQSGRRGRVQSVLLPRLLNWMSYTPDPDGGLLAYRRLSEALAGENWYLSTLRDKPAVARRLMHVLGTSAYVPDLLMRAPRVIQDYGDGPTGPKLLETDPAAVARALIASAGRHPDAVRAIAAARTLRRRELARIGSADLLGFLEVTDVCRGLTSVWVAVLQAALEAIIRANLPKDGSEKGKAPAAIAVIGMGRLGGAELGYGSDADVMFVCEPAPGVEEPAAIRWSTMVAEQVRTLLGTPSVDPPLEVDANLRPEGRQGPLVRTLGAYAAYYEQWAQPWEIQALLRAHAVAGDAELGERFLLAADKTRYPPGGVSAEMVREIRRIKARVESERLPRGADPNTHTKLGRGGLADIEWTVQLMQLRHAHEIPALHNTSTLACLDAIAAAGLVPSEEVDLLRQAWLTATRARNALVLVRGKPTDQLPGPGRQLNAVAVAAGWPTDDGGEFLDNYLRVTRRAKAVVRKVFGS; this is encoded by the coding sequence GTGATCGTGACCAAACCCGCGACCCAGCGCCCCCGCCTGCCCAGCCTGGGCCGGCTCGGCCTGGTCGATCCGCCGGCGGGCGATCGCCTGGCGCAGCTGGGTTGGTACGACCACGACGACCAGGCGCACGTCGACCTGCTGTGGTCGTTGTCGCGCGCGCCCGACCCCGACGCCGCCCTGCGCGCGCTGATCCGGCTGGCCGAGAACCCCGACACCGACTGGGACGAGCTGAACGCCGCGCTGCTGACCGAACGCCCGTTGCGCGGGCGGCTGTTCGCCGTGCTCGGCTCGTCGCTGGCCCTCGGCGATCACCTGGCCGTCCACCCGCAGTCGTGGAAACTGTTGCGGGGCACGGCCAGACTCCCTACGCACGAAGAGTTGGGCGCGGCGTTCATCGCGTGTGTCGAGGAGGCATCGGCCGATCCCGGTGCGGTGGTGCCGCGCCTGCAAATCCTGTACCGCGACCAGCTGCTGGTCTTGGCCGCGCTCGATCTGGCGGCGACGGTGGAGGACGAGCCGGTGCTGCCGTTCACCGCGGTGGGCGAGCAGCTGTCGGACTTGGCGGACGCCGCGCTGGCGGCCGCGCTGCGGGTGGCCGAACTGAGCGTGTGCGGCGACCGCACGCCGCCACGGCTCGCGGTCATCGCGATGGGCAAATGCGGTGCCCGCGAACTGAACTACGTCAGCGACGTCGACGTCATCTTCGTCGGCGAGCGCGCCGACCCGCTCACCACCCGGCTCGCCGGCGAGATGATGCGGGTGGCCTCGTCGGCCTTCTTCCAGGTCGACGCCGGGCTGCGGCCGGAGGGCCGCAGCGGTGAGCTGGTCCGCACCGTCGAATCGCACATCGCCTACTACCAGCGCTGGGCCAAGACCTGGGAGTTCCAGGCGCTGCTGAAAGCCCGCGCCGCCGTGGGTGACACGGAGCTCGCCGAGCGTTACCTGAACGCATTGATGCCGATGGTGTGGGTCGCCTGCGAGCGTGAGGATTTCGTCGTCGAGGTGCAGGCCATGCGCCGCCGGGTGGAGCAGCTGGTGCCGGCCGACGTGCGCGGCCGCGAGATCAAGCTGGGCAGCGGAGGGCTGCGCGACGTGGAGTTCGCGGTCCAGCTGCTGCAGCTGGTGCACGGCCGCGGCGACGAGTCGCTGCATGTGGCGTCCACGGTGGACGCGCTGGACGCGTTGGGGCAGGGCGGCTACATCGGACGCGAGGACGCGGCGAACCTGACGGCCTCCTACGAATTCCTCCGACTGCTCGAACACCGCCTACAGCTGCAGCGGCTCAAGCGCACCCACCTGTTGCCCGAGGTCGAGGATGAGGAGGCCGTGCGCTGGCTGGCGCGCGCCGCGCACATCCGGCCCGACGGGCGGCACGACGCCGCCGGCGTGCTCCGCGAGGAGCTGCGCCACCAGAACCTGCGGGTCTCCCAGCTGCACGCCAAGCTCTTCTACCAGCCGCTGCTGGAGTCGATCGGCCCGGCCGGGTTGGAGATTCGGCACGGCATGACCTCGGAAGCCGCCGAACGGCAGCTCGCCGCGCTCGGCTACGAGGGGCCGCAGACCGCGTTGAAACACATGTCGGCGCTGGTCAACCAGAGCGGCCGGCGTGGTCGCGTGCAGTCGGTGCTGCTGCCCAGGCTGCTGAACTGGATGTCGTACACCCCCGACCCCGACGGCGGGCTGTTGGCCTACCGCCGCCTCAGCGAGGCCCTGGCCGGGGAGAACTGGTACCTGTCCACGCTGCGCGACAAGCCGGCGGTTGCCAGGCGGCTCATGCACGTGCTGGGCACCTCCGCGTACGTGCCGGACCTGCTGATGCGCGCGCCCCGCGTGATCCAGGACTACGGCGACGGCCCGACCGGGCCCAAACTGCTCGAGACGGACCCCGCCGCGGTGGCCCGGGCGCTGATCGCGTCGGCGGGCCGCCACCCCGACGCGGTGCGCGCCATCGCCGCGGCCCGCACCCTGCGCCGCCGTGAGCTGGCCCGCATCGGCTCGGCCGACCTGCTGGGCTTCCTCGAGGTGACCGACGTGTGTCGCGGCCTTACCTCGGTATGGGTGGCCGTGCTGCAGGCCGCGCTGGAGGCGATCATCCGGGCCAACCTGCCCAAGGACGGCTCCGAAAAAGGGAAAGCGCCGGCGGCCATCGCGGTGATCGGCATGGGCAGGCTCGGCGGCGCCGAGCTGGGCTACGGGTCCGACGCCGACGTGATGTTCGTCTGCGAGCCGGCCCCCGGTGTCGAGGAGCCCGCGGCGATCCGGTGGTCGACGATGGTCGCCGAGCAGGTCCGCACGCTGCTGGGCACGCCCAGCGTCGACCCGCCGCTGGAGGTCGACGCCAACCTGCGGCCCGAGGGCCGCCAGGGCCCGCTGGTGCGCACCCTGGGTGCCTACGCCGCCTACTACGAACAGTGGGCGCAGCCGTGGGAGATTCAGGCGTTGCTGCGCGCGCACGCGGTGGCCGGCGACGCGGAGCTGGGCGAGCGGTTCTTGCTGGCGGCCGACAAGACGCGCTATCCCCCCGGCGGGGTGTCCGCCGAGATGGTGCGCGAGATCAGGCGCATCAAGGCCCGCGTCGAGTCCGAGCGGTTGCCGCGCGGCGCCGACCCCAACACGCATACCAAGCTGGGCCGCGGGGGCCTGGCCGACATCGAATGGACCGTGCAGCTGATGCAGCTGCGGCACGCGCACGAGATTCCCGCCCTGCACAACACCTCGACGCTGGCGTGCCTGGACGCGATCGCCGCGGCCGGCCTGGTGCCCTCCGAGGAGGTCGATCTGCTGCGGCAGGCGTGGCTGACCGCCACCCGGGCTCGCAACGCGCTGGTGCTGGTCCGCGGCAAGCCGACCGATCAGCTGCCGGGGCCGGGACGCCAGCTCAATGCGGTCGCGGTGGCGGCGGGCTGGCCGACCGACGACGGCGGGGAGTTCTTGGACAACTATTTACGGGTGACACGGCGGGCTAAAGCCGTGGTGCGGAAGGTGTTTGGGAGTTGA
- a CDS encoding PaaI family thioesterase, with translation MSQEAGALDAIFEVLDAAEADRVTALYAPLANAVRELIDATIRTEVDDDAVAQARSAIEAVTASLRQRTRPVGVSYRVDGRPLPLGNAAIGVCNPIAPPIVVHHDGGGRCWSEFVLGSAYEGPPKLVHGGVSALVLDHMLGEAASEGLSKARFTGTITVKYLRGTPLGPLRCEAWVDGKEGRKVFARGNISDAAGVTVEAEGVFIEPAWARDAQ, from the coding sequence TTGAGTCAGGAGGCCGGCGCGTTGGACGCCATATTCGAGGTGCTCGACGCGGCGGAGGCTGATCGAGTGACAGCGCTCTACGCCCCGTTGGCCAACGCGGTGCGCGAGCTGATCGACGCCACCATCCGCACCGAGGTCGACGACGACGCCGTCGCGCAGGCGCGGTCGGCGATCGAGGCGGTCACCGCGTCGTTGCGGCAACGGACGCGCCCGGTCGGGGTGAGCTACCGCGTCGACGGCCGCCCGTTGCCGCTGGGCAACGCCGCGATCGGGGTGTGCAACCCGATCGCGCCGCCGATCGTCGTCCACCACGACGGCGGCGGCCGCTGCTGGAGTGAGTTCGTCCTCGGGTCAGCGTACGAGGGCCCGCCGAAGCTGGTGCACGGCGGCGTCAGCGCCCTGGTGCTCGACCACATGCTCGGCGAGGCGGCCAGCGAGGGGCTGTCCAAGGCGCGGTTCACCGGAACGATCACCGTGAAGTACCTGCGCGGCACCCCGCTGGGCCCGCTCCGTTGTGAGGCGTGGGTCGACGGCAAGGAGGGCCGCAAAGTGTTTGCGCGCGGCAACATTTCGGATGCTGCCGGGGTCACCGTCGAGGCCGAGGGCGTCTTCATCGAGCCGGCGTGGGCGCGGGACGCGCAGTGA
- the panB gene encoding 3-methyl-2-oxobutanoate hydroxymethyltransferase produces MSEQNVYGAGTSEQAQPLTKIRTHHLQKMKAEGHKWAMLTAYDYSTARIFDEAGIPVLLVGDSAANVVYGYDTTVPVSIDEMIPLVRGVVRGARHALVVADLPFGSYEAGPAQALASATRFMKEGGAHAVKLEGGERVAEQIACLTAAGIPVMAHIGFTPQSVNSLGGFRVQGRGDAAEQTVADAIAVAEAGAFSVVMEMVPAELATQITGKLTIPTIGIGAGPNCDGQVLVWQDMAGVSSGKAARFVKRFGDIGGELRRAAMQYAQEVAEGVFPADEHCF; encoded by the coding sequence ATGTCTGAGCAGAACGTTTACGGTGCGGGCACATCCGAGCAGGCGCAGCCGCTCACCAAAATCCGCACGCACCACCTGCAGAAGATGAAGGCCGAAGGGCACAAGTGGGCCATGCTCACGGCCTACGACTACTCGACCGCCCGCATCTTCGACGAGGCCGGCATTCCGGTCTTGCTGGTCGGCGACTCGGCCGCCAACGTGGTGTACGGCTACGACACCACGGTGCCGGTCTCGATCGACGAGATGATCCCGCTGGTTCGCGGCGTGGTGCGCGGTGCCCGCCACGCCCTGGTCGTCGCGGACCTGCCGTTCGGCAGTTACGAGGCGGGCCCGGCCCAGGCCCTGGCCTCGGCCACCCGGTTCATGAAGGAGGGCGGCGCCCACGCCGTCAAGCTCGAGGGCGGCGAACGGGTCGCCGAGCAGATCGCCTGCCTGACCGCGGCGGGCATCCCGGTGATGGCGCACATCGGGTTCACGCCGCAGAGCGTGAACAGCCTGGGCGGCTTCCGGGTGCAGGGCCGCGGCGACGCGGCGGAACAGACCGTCGCCGACGCGATCGCGGTCGCCGAAGCCGGAGCGTTCTCGGTCGTGATGGAGATGGTGCCGGCCGAGCTGGCCACCCAGATCACCGGCAAGCTGACCATCCCGACCATCGGGATCGGCGCCGGCCCCAACTGCGACGGCCAGGTGCTGGTGTGGCAGGACATGGCCGGGGTCAGCAGCGGCAAGGCCGCCCGCTTCGTCAAGCGGTTCGGCGACATCGGCGGGGAATTGCGCCGGGCGGCAATGCAATATGCGCAAGAGGTGGCCGAAGGGGTCTTCCCGGCCGACGAGCACTGCTTCTGA
- a CDS encoding glycoside hydrolase 5 family protein, with translation MHRRTVLKIPLLLAGGAALTRAPRAAAQPAPGTSPQASRWSPERANRWYQAQGWPVGANYITSNAINQLEMFQAETFDPPRIATELGWARANGLNAVRVFLHDLLWAQDHRGFQVRLGQFVDIAARHDIRPLFVLFDSCWDPHPQSGPQRAPTPGVHNSGWVQAPGAQRLDDRAYLQTLRGYVTGVLTQFRTDDRILGWDLWNEPDNPSKYYRSVERADKLDLVADLLPQVFGWARAVDPSQPLTSGVWDGEWADPGRRSVISGIQLDNSDVITFHSYAEPSEFESRIAELAPQGRPILCTEYMARPLGSTVQGVLPIAKRYNVGAFNWGLVAGKTQTFFPWDSWEHPYPAMPAEWFHDLLAPDGRPFRDPETQTIRELGGLAMHLREDPPPPP, from the coding sequence GTGCACCGTCGGACGGTGCTGAAGATACCGCTGCTATTGGCAGGAGGCGCTGCACTGACCCGAGCACCTCGCGCGGCCGCGCAACCCGCGCCTGGCACCTCGCCGCAGGCAAGCCGCTGGTCCCCCGAGCGCGCCAACCGGTGGTATCAGGCGCAAGGCTGGCCGGTCGGGGCGAACTACATCACGTCGAACGCGATCAACCAGCTGGAGATGTTCCAGGCCGAGACGTTCGACCCGCCACGCATCGCCACCGAGCTGGGCTGGGCCCGGGCCAACGGGCTGAACGCGGTGCGGGTCTTCCTGCACGACCTGCTGTGGGCGCAGGACCATCGGGGGTTCCAAGTCCGCCTGGGCCAGTTCGTCGACATCGCGGCCCGCCACGACATCAGGCCGTTGTTCGTCCTGTTCGACTCCTGCTGGGATCCGCATCCCCAGTCCGGTCCGCAGCGCGCGCCGACCCCCGGCGTGCACAACTCCGGGTGGGTGCAGGCCCCCGGCGCGCAACGCCTCGACGACCGCGCCTACCTGCAGACCCTGCGCGGCTACGTCACCGGAGTGCTGACCCAATTCCGCACCGACGACCGCATTTTGGGCTGGGACCTGTGGAACGAGCCCGACAACCCGTCGAAGTACTACCGCTCGGTCGAGCGGGCCGACAAGCTGGACCTGGTCGCCGACCTGCTGCCGCAGGTGTTCGGCTGGGCGCGCGCGGTCGACCCGTCTCAGCCGCTGACCAGCGGCGTCTGGGACGGCGAGTGGGCGGACCCCGGGCGCCGCAGCGTGATCAGCGGCATCCAGCTGGACAACTCCGACGTGATCACCTTCCACTCCTATGCCGAGCCCTCGGAATTCGAGAGCCGCATCGCCGAGCTCGCACCCCAGGGGCGACCGATCCTGTGCACCGAATACATGGCGCGGCCGTTGGGCAGCACCGTTCAGGGTGTGCTGCCCATCGCGAAGCGCTACAACGTCGGCGCGTTCAACTGGGGGCTGGTCGCCGGGAAAACCCAGACGTTCTTTCCATGGGATTCCTGGGAGCACCCGTACCCCGCCATGCCGGCCGAGTGGTTCCACGACCTGCTCGCACCCGACGGACGGCCTTTCCGTGACCCCGAGACTCAAACGATCCGCGAGCTGGGTGGCCTGGCCATGCATCTGCGCGAAGACCCGCCGCCACCCCCGTAG
- a CDS encoding alpha/beta hydrolase, with protein sequence MTAMSRLRPLSSALLSFGLLVGQSAMGSPVVGATPEPGAGQTAAPRPSAATPQAWGSCGQFATDTSDVPTAQCTTVSVPVDYDNPGAGQARLAVIRVPATGQRIGSLLVNPGGPGGSAVDMVAGMASNLDGTPIRRNFDLVGFDPRGVGHSTPALRCRSDAEFDAYRREPMVDYSPAGVAHIEQLYQQLAQQCVSRMGPGFLANVGTASVARDMDTVRQTLGDDQINYLGYSYGTELGTAYLEKFGAHVRAMVLDGAIDPTVGPVDENVQQMAGFQTAFNDYATDCARSAGCPLGTDPAQFVNRYHALVDPLVAKPGRTSDPRGLSYADATTGTINALYTPAHWKYLTSGLLGLQRGTDAGDLLLLADDYEGRDRGGHYTNDQDAFNAIRCVDAPTPKDSASWVSADQRIRQAAPFLSYGQFTGNAPRDLCALWPVPATSTPHAASPAAPGKVVVVSTTHDPATPYQAGVNLARQLGGPLITYDGTQHTAVFNGDQCVDAAVMRYLVAGALPPPAYRCQS encoded by the coding sequence ATGACAGCCATGTCGCGCCTGAGACCGCTGAGTTCGGCGCTGCTGTCGTTCGGGCTGTTGGTCGGGCAATCCGCGATGGGATCGCCGGTCGTGGGCGCCACCCCCGAACCCGGTGCGGGGCAGACCGCGGCCCCCAGGCCATCGGCCGCGACGCCCCAGGCGTGGGGGAGTTGCGGTCAATTCGCCACGGACACAAGCGATGTCCCGACCGCGCAGTGCACCACCGTCTCCGTTCCGGTCGACTACGACAATCCCGGAGCGGGGCAGGCCAGGCTCGCGGTGATCCGCGTGCCGGCCACCGGCCAGCGGATCGGTTCCCTGCTGGTCAATCCGGGCGGTCCCGGCGGGTCGGCGGTCGACATGGTGGCCGGGATGGCGTCGAACCTCGACGGCACACCCATCAGGCGCAATTTCGACCTCGTCGGCTTCGACCCACGGGGGGTGGGGCACTCGACCCCGGCCCTGCGCTGCCGCTCGGACGCCGAGTTCGACGCCTACCGGCGCGAGCCGATGGTCGACTACAGCCCGGCCGGTGTGGCGCACATCGAACAGCTTTACCAGCAGCTGGCCCAGCAGTGCGTGAGCCGAATGGGGCCCGGGTTTCTGGCCAACGTCGGCACCGCCTCGGTCGCGCGCGACATGGACACGGTCCGCCAGACGCTGGGCGACGACCAGATCAACTACCTCGGCTACAGCTACGGCACCGAGCTGGGCACCGCATACCTGGAGAAGTTCGGTGCCCACGTCCGGGCGATGGTGCTCGACGGCGCGATCGACCCCACCGTCGGGCCGGTCGACGAGAACGTCCAGCAAATGGCGGGATTCCAAACCGCTTTCAACGACTACGCCACCGACTGCGCCCGATCGGCGGGCTGCCCGTTGGGCACCGACCCGGCCCAATTCGTCAACCGCTACCACGCGCTGGTCGACCCGTTGGTCGCCAAGCCGGGTCGTACGTCGGATCCCCGTGGACTGAGCTACGCCGACGCGACCACCGGCACCATCAACGCGCTGTACACGCCGGCGCACTGGAAGTATCTGACCAGCGGTCTGCTCGGGCTGCAGCGCGGCACCGATGCGGGCGATCTGCTGCTGCTCGCCGACGACTACGAGGGCCGCGACCGCGGGGGGCACTACACCAACGATCAGGACGCTTTCAATGCGATCCGATGCGTCGACGCGCCCACGCCGAAGGATTCGGCGAGCTGGGTCTCCGCCGATCAGCGCATCCGCCAGGCGGCGCCGTTCCTCAGCTACGGGCAGTTCACCGGGAACGCGCCCCGCGACCTGTGCGCGCTGTGGCCGGTGCCGGCGACGTCGACGCCGCACGCCGCGTCGCCCGCGGCGCCGGGCAAGGTCGTCGTGGTCTCCACCACGCACGATCCGGCCACCCCGTACCAGGCCGGGGTCAACCTGGCGCGCCAGCTGGGCGGCCCGTTGATCACCTACGACGGGACGCAGCACACCGCGGTGTTCAACGGGGACCAGTGTGTGGACGCCGCCGTGATGCGTTATCTCGTTGCCGGCGCGTTGCCGCCCCCGGCCTACCGATGCCAGTCATGA